CGTTACCTCTACCTTCATCGGGAATTCCAGGAACTCCTCAGACAACACCAGTACTTTCTGGTGCATGGTAGCCGAGAAAAGGAGGTTCTGGCGCTTGCGCGGAATAATCTCCAGAATCTGGCGGATCTGGGGCATAAAGCCCATGTCCATCATTTTGTCGGCCTCGTCCAGCACCAGGGTTTTCAGTTCCTTCAGGTGAAGTTCGCCTTTGCGGTATAGGTCTACCAGCCGACCTGGGGTGGCCACGATGATATCTACGCCTTCGCGTATGCGGTCAATCTGGGTTTTGGGGCCCACGCCACCGTAAATACCTACGGTTCTGAGGTCGGTGTAGTGGCTCAGGTTGTGCACAGCCTCCTCTATCTGCATCACCAGTTCGCGGGTAGGGGCCAGAATGAGGGCGCGGGGGTGTTTGCCCTGCGCGTATTTCACTTTCATGAGCAAGGGTAGCACGTAGGCAGCAGTCTTACCCGTGCCCGTCTGCGCGATGCCCATCACGTCATGCCCGGCCATGGCTAGGGGAATGGTCTGTACCTGGACCGGCGTAGGCTTAGTGAAGCCAGAATCGGCCACAGCTGTCAATAACTGTTTGTTCAGCTTAAAATCCTCAAATGAGGGCAAAGCAATCTCTTCTTCCTGCTCGGTTTCTTCCTCCTGGTCTATAGCTTCCTCATCCGTTTCATCGGTAGGGTTTTGCTCGGGTTGAGCGGGTATAGGCGCATCCTGCTCCGGGGCAGAATTTTTGTTTTCTTCTTCTATCATTACAGCAAAGGTACGGATTTGAATTTTGATGTCTTTCCTCCTGAGAGATAATACGTTTTGGAGCCGTTTTTGGGAAAACAGGGGAAAAATGAAAAGCTGAATATTTTTCTTATCTTCCTCAAAAGACGAATTCAAATAATTTATGCTAGAAGATTTTAAAGACTCAGTTAATTCAGTTTTAAAAGAGAGGCTAGTTAGTCCCGTATTCGGAGCTTTTGCTATCTCTTGGAGTATCATTAACTACGAGTTGATATATTATGTTTTAACGGTTGATAGCAAAGTGCCGGTACAAACTAGGCTCAGTTTTGTAAAGGAGAATTACATTGACATTGATTATAACTTTTGGCAGCCTCTTGCCTTTAGTTTGCTCATGCTCCTGCTTTTTCCTGTTAGCTCAGGGTTGGTTGCTATATTCAAGATTTGGATAGATTCAATTGTTAAGAAATTATCCTTTAAAGTGCAAAAGACTATACCTATTCCTCATGATGATGCAATTGCTTTATATGAGAGAATCGAAAAGGAGGAAGAGAGGAGAGACCGGCTTTTTAAAGAGAAGGAGGCAAAGATTATAGCACTAAATACTCAATTAGAGGAAGGTAAAGGGTTGTTTGAACTGACTGTAAGTAATTTGCGGGATAGTTTTGGAGAAAAAATTAATATGCAGCTGCATCAGATTGAAGAACTTCATAAATCTAGAAACGAGGAAATCAAGCAAAGAGGTATAGCTGAAAAAGAATTAAGAAAGATGCACAGGTTGTATTCTGCTAAGATTAAGATATTAGAATCAATAAAGCCTCAACTTTTCCCAGATAAGCTTTCTTATTTAGAAAGTGTAATGAACATGATTTTAAATCAACCATTTCCCCTTAATGTTTTCTTTACTCTAATAAATGATATGCCATTAGATGAAAAAGTAAGACCAATTCCTGCTGAAGTTACTGATGAAGATTCATTGCAATATTTAGAGGAAAGAGGATTAATTGTTTTTGATGAGAAGTCTTATAGCTTGACTCAACTTGGGGA
This Rufibacter radiotolerans DNA region includes the following protein-coding sequences:
- a CDS encoding DEAD/DEAH box helicase, which encodes MIEEENKNSAPEQDAPIPAQPEQNPTDETDEEAIDQEEETEQEEEIALPSFEDFKLNKQLLTAVADSGFTKPTPVQVQTIPLAMAGHDVMGIAQTGTGKTAAYVLPLLMKVKYAQGKHPRALILAPTRELVMQIEEAVHNLSHYTDLRTVGIYGGVGPKTQIDRIREGVDIIVATPGRLVDLYRKGELHLKELKTLVLDEADKMMDMGFMPQIRQILEIIPRKRQNLLFSATMHQKVLVLSEEFLEFPMKVEVTPQATPVETVTQILYQVPNLRTKIALMEHLFRDRETFNRVMIFTRSKTNADNVSSFLDRKGSGGVRVVHGNKGQNTRINAVEAFRDGEVRYLVATDVAARGIDIQDVSHVINFDVPIIYEDYVHRIGRTGRAEQKGASITFANEAEMHHIHRIEQLIKMKIPRAPMPEQVEIHKTSFEEQQEINKELDLQKRRDDPDFKGAFHEKKARPNYENKGKGEKTRDAKKAGWKKTKAGGGSKRKSR
- a CDS encoding helix-turn-helix domain-containing protein, producing MLEDFKDSVNSVLKERLVSPVFGAFAISWSIINYELIYYVLTVDSKVPVQTRLSFVKENYIDIDYNFWQPLAFSLLMLLLFPVSSGLVAIFKIWIDSIVKKLSFKVQKTIPIPHDDAIALYERIEKEEERRDRLFKEKEAKIIALNTQLEEGKGLFELTVSNLRDSFGEKINMQLHQIEELHKSRNEEIKQRGIAEKELRKMHRLYSAKIKILESIKPQLFPDKLSYLESVMNMILNQPFPLNVFFTLINDMPLDEKVRPIPAEVTDEDSLQYLEERGLIVFDEKSYSLTQLGEQIRTLLVLSDVAFVKIPKGTIKEI